From the Daucus carota subsp. sativus chromosome 8, DH1 v3.0, whole genome shotgun sequence genome, one window contains:
- the LOC108199920 gene encoding uncharacterized protein LOC108199920 isoform X2 gives MMAEELDDGEFWLPPKFLSDDDLLMEFGNEKSGGFGLTRPNSDLSSPGESVMGSTETESDEDEYLFGLSRRLAKTSLNDDLWKVEPNNKWSSTMATSPQSTLCNVMGGGCACSSRGSPNCTSPPLSKAVNQSDTAWSLLYEAAGEVEKMRRFDEAAAKARAAHFGAARKPNQGFVQGKNMYASQSYQLQANQQMKQQQAMKQQQQANNLRWGQQQQMGYQNRGRTVNNGRPLGLSQSAWPTLQQSQQPQQQAGSGMRAVFLGNPGAKRECSGTGVFLPRRVGTATETLKRPACSTVLLPDRVVQALNLNLKAMDASAAQLHNRSNSNNASYEAAIKYRNSVLMAEAQAQQRRNAAAIRPQPMAAASNEVRLPQEWTY, from the exons ATG ATGGCAGAGGAGCTCGACGACGGGGAGTTCTGGTTGCCGCCGAAGTTTCTCTCCGACGACGACTTGTTGATGGAGTTTGGGAATGAGAAGAGCGGCGGGTTCGGGTTGACCCGGCCCAACTCGGATCTCAGCTCGCCCGGTGAGTCGGTCATGGGCTCCACCGAGACCGAGAGTGACGAGGATGAGTACTTGTTTGGGCTGAGTAGGAGGCTCGCGAAAACTTCGCTGAATGATGATTTGTGGAAAGTTGAGCCCAATAATAAG tGGTCTTCTACTATGGCGACTTCGCCGCAATCGACGCTGTGTAATGTTATGGGAGGTGGGTGTGCTTGTTCGAGCCGTGGAAGCCCCAACTGTACTTCACCGCCGCTTTCGAAAGCGGTGAATCAGAGCGATACAGCTTGGAGCTTGCTTTATGAGGCTGCTGGTGAAGTGGAGAAGATGAGGAGGTTCGATGAGGCCGCTGCTAAGGCCCGAGCCGCTCACTTCGGAGCGGCTCGAAAGCCTAATCAAGGATTTGTTCAAGGAAAGAATATGTATGCGAGCCAATCCTATCAGCTCCAAGCAAATCAG CAAATGAAGCAGCAGCAAGCAATGAAGCAGCAGCAGCAGGCGAATAATCTCCGTTGGGGTCAGCAACAACAAATGGGCTATCAGAACAGGGGAAGGACTGTGAACAATGGCCGTCCATTGGGCTTATCTCAATCTGCTTGGCCTACTCTCCAGCAATCTCAGCAGCCACAGCAGCAGGCTGGTTCTGGGATGAGGGCTGTGTTTCTCGGAAACCCCGGTGCCAAGCGTGAATGTTCTGGCACCGGAGTTTTCCTTCCTCGTCGAGTTGGAACCGCCACTGAAACTCTCAAAAGACCAG CATGTTCAACTGTTTTGCTTCCAGACAGAGTGGTCCAGGCTTTGAATCTCAATTTGAAAGCCATGGATGCATCTGCAGCCCAGCTGCACAACAGATCTAATTCCAACAATGCCAGCTATG AAGCAGCTATTAAGTATCGGAATAGTGTTCTCATGGCGGAAGCTCAGGCTCAACAACGACGAAATGCAGCTGCTATCCGGCCACAGCCGATGGCGGCCGCGAGCAACGAGGTCCGGCTTCCTCAGGAATGGACTTACTGA
- the LOC108199920 gene encoding uncharacterized protein LOC108199920 isoform X1, translated as MMAEELDDGEFWLPPKFLSDDDLLMEFGNEKSGGFGLTRPNSDLSSPGESVMGSTETESDEDEYLFGLSRRLAKTSLNDDLWKVEPNNKWSSTMATSPQSTLCNVMGGGCACSSRGSPNCTSPPLSKAVNQSDTAWSLLYEAAGEVEKMRRFDEAAAKARAAHFGAARKPNQGFVQGKNMYASQSYQLQANQFQQMKQQQAMKQQQQANNLRWGQQQQMGYQNRGRTVNNGRPLGLSQSAWPTLQQSQQPQQQAGSGMRAVFLGNPGAKRECSGTGVFLPRRVGTATETLKRPACSTVLLPDRVVQALNLNLKAMDASAAQLHNRSNSNNASYEAAIKYRNSVLMAEAQAQQRRNAAAIRPQPMAAASNEVRLPQEWTY; from the exons ATG ATGGCAGAGGAGCTCGACGACGGGGAGTTCTGGTTGCCGCCGAAGTTTCTCTCCGACGACGACTTGTTGATGGAGTTTGGGAATGAGAAGAGCGGCGGGTTCGGGTTGACCCGGCCCAACTCGGATCTCAGCTCGCCCGGTGAGTCGGTCATGGGCTCCACCGAGACCGAGAGTGACGAGGATGAGTACTTGTTTGGGCTGAGTAGGAGGCTCGCGAAAACTTCGCTGAATGATGATTTGTGGAAAGTTGAGCCCAATAATAAG tGGTCTTCTACTATGGCGACTTCGCCGCAATCGACGCTGTGTAATGTTATGGGAGGTGGGTGTGCTTGTTCGAGCCGTGGAAGCCCCAACTGTACTTCACCGCCGCTTTCGAAAGCGGTGAATCAGAGCGATACAGCTTGGAGCTTGCTTTATGAGGCTGCTGGTGAAGTGGAGAAGATGAGGAGGTTCGATGAGGCCGCTGCTAAGGCCCGAGCCGCTCACTTCGGAGCGGCTCGAAAGCCTAATCAAGGATTTGTTCAAGGAAAGAATATGTATGCGAGCCAATCCTATCAGCTCCAAGCAAATCAG tttcagCAAATGAAGCAGCAGCAAGCAATGAAGCAGCAGCAGCAGGCGAATAATCTCCGTTGGGGTCAGCAACAACAAATGGGCTATCAGAACAGGGGAAGGACTGTGAACAATGGCCGTCCATTGGGCTTATCTCAATCTGCTTGGCCTACTCTCCAGCAATCTCAGCAGCCACAGCAGCAGGCTGGTTCTGGGATGAGGGCTGTGTTTCTCGGAAACCCCGGTGCCAAGCGTGAATGTTCTGGCACCGGAGTTTTCCTTCCTCGTCGAGTTGGAACCGCCACTGAAACTCTCAAAAGACCAG CATGTTCAACTGTTTTGCTTCCAGACAGAGTGGTCCAGGCTTTGAATCTCAATTTGAAAGCCATGGATGCATCTGCAGCCCAGCTGCACAACAGATCTAATTCCAACAATGCCAGCTATG AAGCAGCTATTAAGTATCGGAATAGTGTTCTCATGGCGGAAGCTCAGGCTCAACAACGACGAAATGCAGCTGCTATCCGGCCACAGCCGATGGCGGCCGCGAGCAACGAGGTCCGGCTTCCTCAGGAATGGACTTACTGA